Proteins co-encoded in one Hyalangium ruber genomic window:
- a CDS encoding carboxypeptidase-like regulatory domain-containing protein yields MSRRRLFTGVVLVALAAGLWFLLGDSPAPEASSRRSPPASATPAPPRPKRRPPEQREAPPPELPAEPEPESAPEAREELLGYVVSKRTGEPVTLAEVILTPLPAAYDPDTPLEVPEEEKLFTTSSGTGEFFFTGLVPGRYHIEVRASGFVTKVLPSLLEAPYWAGG; encoded by the coding sequence ATGAGTCGCAGAAGGCTCTTCACGGGCGTGGTTCTGGTGGCGCTGGCGGCAGGCCTCTGGTTCCTCCTGGGGGACAGCCCCGCGCCCGAGGCTTCCTCGCGGCGCAGCCCTCCAGCGAGCGCGACACCCGCTCCTCCCCGTCCCAAGCGACGCCCTCCGGAGCAACGCGAGGCCCCTCCGCCCGAGCTCCCCGCCGAGCCCGAGCCCGAGAGCGCACCAGAGGCGCGAGAGGAGCTGCTCGGCTACGTCGTCTCGAAGCGGACGGGAGAGCCCGTGACGCTCGCGGAGGTCATCCTGACGCCCCTGCCCGCGGCGTACGATCCCGACACCCCCCTGGAGGTCCCCGAGGAAGAGAAGCTCTTCACCACGAGCAGCGGCACGGGCGAGTTCTTCTTCACGGGGCTGGTGCCGGGCCGCTACCACATCGAGGTGCGCGCCTCGGGCTTCGTCACCAAGGTGCTGCCCTCGTTGCTTGAAGCGCCTTACTGGGCTGGAGGCTGA
- a CDS encoding double-CXXCG motif protein translates to MSVNRMHFYELSENRAPGDTGAISAASKWFLPGVKCPGCGATWANAAMAYPCVDLSQHPQQAEFVVPRPAPLQEFERLRELIRPLAPEGAPLPPGTRFGPLVGKAWGRFGSFFFQNPWTLLVRREAMEALQQAGIRGLAGRKPELSFRQKNGPPELMELQLMPYGMLHAQCLRQPLAPCSRCGRDGSELPEQLLLDAASLPTHMDVFRLADFESVLVGNERFKEAVQRLGLDGILFQELPLR, encoded by the coding sequence ATGAGCGTAAATCGGATGCACTTCTACGAGCTGAGTGAGAACCGAGCGCCAGGCGACACGGGGGCGATCAGTGCTGCCTCCAAGTGGTTCCTACCTGGGGTGAAGTGTCCCGGCTGTGGAGCCACATGGGCCAACGCGGCGATGGCATACCCCTGCGTCGACCTGTCACAACACCCCCAGCAGGCAGAGTTCGTGGTGCCCAGGCCCGCACCGCTTCAAGAGTTCGAACGGCTGCGTGAGCTGATCCGCCCCCTGGCTCCCGAGGGAGCACCTCTGCCTCCCGGAACTCGATTCGGTCCCCTGGTCGGGAAGGCATGGGGGCGCTTCGGCTCTTTCTTCTTCCAGAATCCCTGGACGCTGCTCGTGCGACGCGAGGCCATGGAGGCACTGCAACAGGCTGGCATTCGGGGATTGGCGGGGCGTAAGCCCGAGCTGAGTTTCCGGCAGAAGAATGGACCGCCGGAGTTGATGGAACTTCAGCTCATGCCGTACGGCATGCTGCACGCTCAATGCCTGCGCCAACCTCTTGCGCCTTGTTCTCGGTGCGGGCGTGACGGATCCGAGCTCCCGGAGCAGCTCCTTCTCGATGCAGCCTCGCTGCCGACACACATGGATGTTTTTCGCTTGGCCGATTTCGAAAGTGTCTTGGTTGGCAATGAGCGCTTCAAAGAAGCCGTTCAGCGCCTCGGGCTGGACGGAATCCTCTTCCAAGAGCTGCCGCTGCGCTGA
- a CDS encoding TIGR02269 family lipoprotein — protein sequence MSRYARRSPRKSPGKKAATTTPPSSCSVPEDTCVFFRCRDLMEAGETVPGKIELAHWPGLRPPGGWRRGGRLPRPSAEPVFLIRWHNHPAPTLPSQRVLSRDRLVKHHIFPQAPDLAAWFHLQGINIHQYTLLIPRGVHVRIHSGGQRGGRWNEEWRHFTKARLKATPEEVWQHAIKLIVKYDLTGASMRPY from the coding sequence ATGTCTCGCTACGCGAGGAGGAGCCCCCGGAAGTCTCCTGGGAAGAAGGCTGCCACGACGACACCACCCTCGAGCTGTTCTGTTCCTGAAGACACCTGCGTCTTCTTCCGCTGCAGGGACTTGATGGAGGCCGGGGAGACTGTCCCTGGCAAGATCGAGCTGGCTCACTGGCCGGGACTCAGGCCTCCTGGCGGGTGGCGCAGAGGGGGACGGTTACCGCGGCCAAGCGCCGAGCCTGTCTTCCTCATCCGCTGGCACAACCACCCCGCTCCTACCCTACCCAGCCAGCGCGTGCTCTCGCGAGACCGTCTCGTGAAGCACCACATCTTCCCGCAGGCCCCGGACCTCGCCGCATGGTTCCATCTGCAGGGCATCAACATCCACCAGTACACGCTGCTGATTCCTCGCGGAGTCCATGTTCGGATCCACAGCGGGGGCCAACGTGGAGGGCGGTGGAATGAGGAGTGGCGTCACTTCACGAAGGCCCGCCTGAAAGCGACACCTGAGGAGGTCTGGCAGCACGCCATCAAGTTGATCGTGAAGTACGATCTGACAGGAGCCTCGATGCGGCCCTACTGA
- a CDS encoding sigma factor has translation MAALFTDPRGFVAKVAARVLKGSADLEDVVQDVFVAVVACAGKLDRIDALGAWLHAVTVKQARTTIRRRRRRRSMEAGDEHLEAASRTLRRAAEPKCQLARQVYR, from the coding sequence GTGGCCGCGCTCTTCACGGACCCGCGAGGCTTCGTCGCGAAGGTCGCCGCGAGAGTCTTGAAGGGGAGCGCAGACCTCGAGGACGTGGTGCAAGACGTCTTCGTGGCGGTCGTCGCCTGTGCCGGGAAGCTGGACAGGATCGATGCGCTGGGGGCATGGCTCCACGCCGTCACCGTGAAACAAGCAAGGACCACGATCCGAAGGCGGCGGAGGCGGCGATCGATGGAAGCTGGGGACGAGCACCTGGAAGCCGCCTCCCGTACCCTGCGCCGGGCCGCCGAGCCGAAGTGCCAGCTTGCACGACAGGTCTACCGATAG
- a CDS encoding dihydrofolate reductase family protein yields MGVLTFALNVTLDGCYDHREGIADDELHDHFTQLMDAAGAMLWGRITYEMMESYWPAVARDEKAPRAMREWAQKLDAKPKYVVSASRHDFPWNNTFRIAGDLHEAVTQLKEKTPRGVLVGSPMLAAGLERLGLIDEYRFVVHPVLAGHGPTLFQGLERSRRLELLSTKRFASGAMALHHRRVDAK; encoded by the coding sequence ATGGGTGTCTTGACCTTCGCGCTCAACGTGACCTTGGACGGGTGCTACGACCATCGGGAGGGGATCGCGGACGACGAGCTGCACGACCACTTCACGCAGCTCATGGACGCGGCCGGGGCGATGCTGTGGGGGCGCATTACCTACGAGATGATGGAGAGCTACTGGCCGGCGGTGGCGCGCGACGAGAAGGCCCCCCGAGCGATGCGGGAGTGGGCGCAGAAGCTGGATGCCAAGCCGAAGTATGTCGTCTCGGCCTCGCGACACGACTTTCCGTGGAACAACACCTTCCGCATCGCGGGGGATTTGCACGAGGCCGTGACGCAGCTCAAGGAGAAGACCCCGCGCGGCGTCCTCGTGGGCAGCCCCATGCTCGCGGCCGGGCTCGAGCGGCTGGGGCTCATCGATGAGTATCGCTTTGTCGTCCACCCGGTTCTCGCCGGCCATGGCCCGACCTTGTTTCAGGGCCTCGAGCGCTCGCGGCGCCTCGAGCTCCTCTCGACGAAGCGCTTCGCATCCGGCGCGATGGCGCTGCATCACCGCCGGGTCGACGCAAAGTAG